In a genomic window of Pseudomonas putida:
- the pdxY gene encoding pyridoxal kinase PdxY: MKRTPHLLAIQSHVVFGHAGNSAAVFPMQRVGVNVWPLNTVQFSNHTQYGQWAGEVLAPQQIPDLVEGIAAIGELGNCDAVLSGYLGSAAQGRAILTGVARIKSMNPKALYLCDPVMGHPEKGCSVPAEVSDFLLEEAAAVADFMCPNQLELDSFSGRKPQSLFDCLAMARALLARGPKAVLVKHLDYPGKTPDVFEMLLVTAEGSWHLQRPLLAFPRQPVGVGDLTSGLFLARVLLGDSLVAAFEFAASAVHEVLLETQACASYELELVRAQDRIAHPRVRFEAIPISL; the protein is encoded by the coding sequence ATGAAACGCACGCCCCATCTGCTCGCTATCCAGTCCCACGTGGTGTTCGGTCACGCTGGCAACAGTGCCGCGGTTTTCCCGATGCAGCGGGTCGGGGTGAATGTCTGGCCGCTCAATACCGTGCAGTTCTCCAACCACACCCAATACGGGCAGTGGGCCGGCGAAGTGCTGGCTCCGCAACAGATACCGGATCTGGTGGAGGGCATTGCGGCGATTGGCGAACTGGGCAACTGCGATGCAGTGTTGTCGGGCTATCTGGGCAGTGCCGCGCAGGGCCGGGCGATCCTGACCGGTGTAGCGCGAATCAAGTCGATGAACCCGAAGGCGCTCTACCTGTGCGACCCGGTGATGGGGCATCCGGAGAAGGGCTGCAGCGTGCCGGCGGAAGTCAGTGACTTTCTGCTGGAAGAGGCTGCCGCCGTAGCCGATTTCATGTGCCCGAACCAACTTGAACTCGACAGTTTCTCGGGGCGCAAGCCGCAGTCGCTGTTCGACTGCCTGGCGATGGCTCGGGCGCTGTTGGCGCGTGGACCTAAGGCAGTGCTGGTCAAACATCTGGACTATCCTGGCAAAACGCCGGATGTGTTTGAGATGCTGCTGGTGACGGCGGAAGGCAGTTGGCATCTGCAGCGTCCACTGCTGGCGTTTCCGCGACAGCCGGTGGGTGTTGGCGATCTGACGTCCGGCTTGTTTCTGGCGCGGGTTCTGCTGGGTGACAGCCTGGTGGCCGCTTTCGAATTTGCCGCGTCGGCGGTGCATGAGGTGTTGCTGGAAACCCAGGCCTGCGCCAGCTATGAGCTGGAGCTGGTCAGGGCACAGGACCGGATTGCACATCCGCGGGTGCGGTTTGAGGCTATCCCGATCAGCCTCTGA